In Brienomyrus brachyistius isolate T26 unplaced genomic scaffold, BBRACH_0.4 scaffold53, whole genome shotgun sequence, a single window of DNA contains:
- the LOC125723955 gene encoding keratin-associated protein 9-1-like → MACCIAAYSTTCTMACCTAACSTTYTVACCTAAFSTTCTVTCYTAAYSTTCTVACCTSAYSTTSTMACCTTAYSTNCTAAYSTTCTVTCCTAAYSTTYIVACYTSAYSTTCTVTCCTVAYSTTCTVACCTAAYSTTYTVA, encoded by the coding sequence atggCCTGCTGCATCGCTGCCTactccaccacctgcaccatggCCTGCTGCACCGCTGCCTGCTCCACCACCTACACCGTGGCCTGCTGCACCGCTGCCTTCTCCACCACCTGCACTGTGACCTGCTATACCGCTGCCTACTCCACCACCTGCACCGTGGCGTGCTGTACCTCTGCCTactccaccaccagcaccatggCCTGCTGCACCACTGCCTACTCCACCAACTGCACCGCTGCCTACTCCACCACCTGCACCGTGACCTGCTGCACTGCTGCCTATTCCACCACCTACATCGTGGCCTGTTACACCTCTGCCTACTCCACCACCTGCACCGTGACCTGCTGCACTGTTGCCTACTCCACCACCTGCACCGTGGCCTGCTGCACTGCTGCCTACTCCACCACCTACACCGTGGCCTGA
- the LOC125723954 gene encoding uncharacterized protein LOC125723954 — protein MSPSPAPSLLSSPAPSPSSLPSSLPSPSSALSSSPSPAPSPAPSPSSLQSSLPSPSSALSSSPSPAPSPAPSPSSLPSSLPSPSSALSSSPSPAPSPAPSPSSLPSSSPSPSSALSSSPSPAPSPAPSPSSLPSSLPSPSLALSSSPSPAPSPSSLPSSLPSPSLALSSSPSPAPSPLSSPAPSPSSLPSSLPSPSSALASTGAVTIPITIGINSGNIITITSGITIASTRAVTIAITIANTCAVSITATITSAITVAITIAITITCIVTMSAFYKFYD, from the exons atgtcaccatcaCCAGCACCATCACTGCTGTCATCACCAGCGCCGTCACCATCGTCATTACCGTCCTCATTACCGTCACCATCATCAGCGCTGTCATCATCACCATCGCCAGCACCATCACCAGCGCCGTCACCATCGTCATTACAATCCTCATTACCGTCGCCATCATCAGCGCTGTCATCATCACCATCGCCAGCACCATCACCAGCGCCGTCACCATCGTCATTACCGTCCTCATTACCGTCACCATCATCAGCGCTGTCATCATCACCATCGCCAGCACCATCACCAGCACCGTCACCATCGTCATTACCGTCCTCATCACCGTCACCATCATCAGCGCTGTCATCATCACCATCGCCAGCACCATCACCAGCGCCGTCACCATCGTCATTACCGTCCTCATTACCGTCACCATCATTAGCGctgtcatcatcaccatcaccagcGCCGTCACCATCGTCATTACCGTCCTCATTACCGTCACCATCATTAGCGctgtcatcatcaccatcaccagcACCATCACCGCTGTCATCACCAGCGCCGTCACCATCGTCATTACCGTCTTCATTACCGTCACCATCATCAGCGct TGCCAGCACCGGAGCCGTCACCATTCCTATCACTATCGGCATCAACAGCGGcaacatcatcaccatcactaGCGGCATCACCATCGCCAGCACCAGAGCCGTCACCATCGCTATCACTATTGCCAACACCTGCGCCGTCAGCATCACTGCCACCATCACAAGCGCCATCACTGTTGCTATCACCATTGCCATCACTATCACCTGCATCGTcaccatgt CTGCGTTCTATAAGTTTTATGACTGA